Proteins from a genomic interval of Desulfovibrio piger:
- the rodA gene encoding rod shape-determining protein RodA: MDKRLLGYINWALLACMLLLYFTGVANLYSASGTRVETGFAFESFYQRQLVWGLCGLGCMLLTTLFDYRQLRNLAWPAYLIFLVLLMLVPLVGSTFYGAKRWISFGLFTIQPSEPIKIAVLILVARLLARDSQPLGWKNFFSVLAVGLVPVVFILKQPDLGTAMMVLLIMGGMILFHGLRRYVLGTCLLAVPGVAALMWCVLMHDYQKQRVLTFLNPGDDPLGAGYHILQSRIAIGSGELWGKGYMEGMMNKLNFLPERHSDFALAVFGEEWGFVGCVALVTLFCLFLLSIFSTVVQAKDRFGSMLAVGVFFYFFWQICINMGMVIGLMPVVGIPLPFISYGGSATVVNFTLLGIVLNVSMRRFMFKS; the protein is encoded by the coding sequence ATGGACAAGCGCCTTCTCGGCTATATCAACTGGGCACTGCTGGCCTGCATGCTGCTGCTCTACTTCACGGGCGTGGCCAACCTCTATTCCGCCAGCGGCACCCGCGTGGAGACCGGTTTCGCCTTCGAGAGCTTCTACCAGCGCCAGCTGGTCTGGGGCCTGTGCGGCCTGGGCTGCATGCTGCTGACCACGCTGTTCGACTACCGGCAGCTGCGCAATCTGGCCTGGCCCGCCTATCTGATCTTCCTGGTACTGCTGATGCTGGTGCCCCTGGTCGGCTCCACCTTCTACGGCGCCAAGCGCTGGATCTCCTTCGGCCTGTTCACCATCCAGCCTTCGGAACCCATCAAGATCGCCGTGCTCATTCTGGTGGCGCGCCTGCTGGCCCGCGACAGTCAGCCCCTGGGCTGGAAGAACTTCTTTTCCGTCCTGGCCGTGGGGCTGGTGCCCGTGGTCTTCATCCTCAAGCAGCCCGACCTCGGCACGGCCATGATGGTGCTGCTCATCATGGGCGGCATGATCCTGTTCCACGGCCTGCGCCGCTATGTGCTGGGCACCTGCCTGCTGGCCGTGCCCGGCGTGGCCGCCCTCATGTGGTGCGTGCTCATGCACGATTACCAGAAGCAGCGCGTGCTCACCTTCCTCAATCCCGGCGACGACCCCCTGGGCGCGGGCTACCACATCCTGCAGTCGCGCATCGCCATCGGTTCCGGCGAGCTGTGGGGCAAGGGCTACATGGAAGGCATGATGAACAAGCTCAACTTCCTGCCCGAGCGCCACTCGGACTTTGCCCTGGCCGTATTCGGCGAGGAATGGGGCTTTGTGGGCTGCGTGGCCCTGGTGACGCTGTTCTGCCTGTTCCTGCTGTCCATCTTCTCCACGGTGGTCCAGGCCAAGGATCGTTTCGGCAGCATGCTGGCCGTGGGTGTCTTCTTTTACTTTTTCTGGCAGATATGTATCAATATGGGCATGGTCATCGGGCTCATGCCCGTGGTGGGCATCCCCCTGCCCTTCATCAGCTACGGCGGCAGTGCCACGGTAGTGAACTTCACATTACTGGGCATCGTGCTTAATGTTTCTATGCGGCGCTTCATGTTCAAGAGCTGA
- the mrdA gene encoding penicillin-binding protein 2: MTKNRRIFPSAAPEPASPLTEAPRRKRKNWRSWLTIQVESERYQPPRSGILLLQVLVGIFFFVFVTRFWYLQLHLGPEMTTQAQKNRLRTERIFAPRGRIFDDHGNILADNRTAYGLAIIREDCPDIPATLAQISQWTDTPLEQLQNRYNQDRFKTKPFEALPLVSGLDFGQVARIEAELVNWPGLEIMVRTNRHYPEKDLFAHVLGYVAEANSAEMEKDPDLAMGDLVGKAGLELELEKRLRGHKGLYQMEVDAHGRMLAKSLSEAPSAGQELALSLDRDLQQAAWDALAGEAGCVVVMEPDTGKLRALVTSPAYDNNLFAAGISRRDWEALRTSKRYPLQNRVIQSVYPPGSVWKLLMAVFFLENGVDPRETVFCGGQTKLGNQIFRCWRRGGHGSQTLEQSLINSCDVYYYIMAERLGIDKISAFAKQCGFGRPTGVDLPHERSGLVPSRDWKQRYRKQVWVRGDTFNTSIGQGFTLVTPIQMAVYVSAMLNGGDLLKPQLLEDAPREVRGRIPAELGHLRFVVQAMRRTAGGGTAKVVGRHNADMGGKTGTAQVTKLKMTANDRRLRTAELAYLHRDHAWIATWGSKNGKTYVVIVMVEHGGGGSSVAGPVAKKVYEYLFGPDTAAPGYRAPEAPQPAGRMLGTVSGPLPGMTNDSNDPPKRRRR, from the coding sequence ATGACGAAGAATAGGCGTATCTTCCCCTCTGCCGCTCCGGAACCGGCCTCTCCCCTGACGGAGGCCCCCCGCCGCAAGCGCAAGAACTGGCGTTCCTGGCTGACCATACAAGTGGAAAGCGAACGCTACCAGCCGCCGCGCAGCGGCATCCTGCTCCTGCAGGTGCTGGTGGGCATCTTCTTTTTCGTCTTCGTCACCCGCTTCTGGTACCTCCAGCTCCATCTGGGGCCGGAGATGACCACACAGGCCCAGAAAAACCGCCTGCGCACGGAGCGCATCTTCGCCCCGCGCGGCCGCATCTTCGACGATCACGGCAATATCCTGGCCGACAACCGCACGGCCTACGGCCTGGCCATCATCCGCGAGGACTGCCCGGACATCCCCGCCACCCTGGCCCAGATCAGCCAGTGGACGGACACGCCGCTGGAGCAGCTCCAGAACCGCTACAACCAGGACCGCTTCAAGACCAAGCCCTTCGAGGCCCTGCCGCTGGTCTCCGGTCTGGATTTCGGCCAGGTGGCCCGCATCGAGGCCGAGCTGGTCAACTGGCCCGGCCTGGAGATCATGGTCCGCACCAACCGCCACTATCCCGAAAAAGACCTTTTCGCCCACGTGCTCGGCTATGTGGCCGAAGCCAACAGCGCCGAGATGGAGAAAGATCCCGATCTGGCCATGGGCGATCTGGTGGGCAAAGCCGGTCTGGAACTGGAGCTGGAAAAGCGCCTGCGCGGCCACAAGGGCCTGTACCAGATGGAAGTGGACGCCCACGGGCGCATGCTGGCCAAGAGCCTGAGCGAGGCCCCCAGCGCCGGACAGGAGCTGGCCCTTTCGCTGGACCGCGACCTGCAGCAGGCCGCCTGGGACGCCCTTGCCGGCGAGGCGGGCTGCGTGGTGGTCATGGAGCCGGACACCGGTAAGCTGCGCGCGCTGGTGACCTCCCCGGCCTACGACAACAACCTGTTTGCCGCGGGCATCTCCCGCCGCGACTGGGAGGCCCTGCGCACCAGCAAGCGCTATCCTTTGCAGAACCGCGTCATCCAGAGCGTCTACCCGCCGGGCTCTGTCTGGAAGCTGCTCATGGCCGTGTTCTTCCTCGAGAACGGCGTGGATCCCCGCGAGACCGTCTTCTGCGGCGGCCAGACCAAGCTGGGCAACCAGATCTTCCGCTGCTGGCGGCGCGGCGGGCACGGCAGCCAGACGCTGGAGCAGTCGCTCATCAACTCCTGCGACGTGTACTATTACATCATGGCCGAACGCCTGGGCATCGACAAGATTTCGGCCTTTGCCAAGCAATGCGGCTTCGGTCGCCCCACCGGGGTGGACCTGCCCCACGAGCGTTCGGGCCTGGTGCCCTCGCGTGACTGGAAGCAGCGCTACCGCAAGCAGGTCTGGGTGCGCGGCGATACGTTCAACACCTCCATCGGTCAGGGCTTCACTCTGGTCACGCCCATCCAGATGGCCGTCTATGTGTCGGCCATGCTCAACGGCGGCGACCTGCTCAAGCCCCAGCTGCTGGAAGATGCCCCCCGCGAGGTGCGCGGCCGCATCCCCGCCGAGCTGGGCCATCTGCGCTTCGTGGTCCAGGCCATGCGCCGCACGGCCGGGGGCGGCACCGCCAAGGTGGTGGGCCGCCACAATGCCGACATGGGCGGCAAGACCGGTACGGCCCAGGTGACCAAACTGAAGATGACCGCCAACGACCGCCGCCTGCGCACCGCGGAGCTGGCCTACCTGCACCGCGACCATGCCTGGATCGCCACCTGGGGCAGCAAGAACGGCAAGACCTATGTGGTCATCGTCATGGTGGAACACGGTGGCGGCGGTTCCAGCGTGGCCGGCCCCGTGGCCAAAAAAGTCTACGAATATCTTTTCGGGCCGGATACCGCCGCGCCCGGCTACAGGGCGCCGGAAGCGCCCCAGCCCGCCGGCAGGATGCTGGGCACCGTATCAGGCCCCCTGCCGGGCATGACCAACGACAGCAACGATCCCCCCAAGCGCCGTCGCCGCTGA
- a CDS encoding GAF domain-containing protein: MPQDYFRALRDVALAINASLDPKDVLHKISEHTAQTMNCKACTIRLLDSTGHFLLPSAAYGLSATYMRKGPVEVKRSGLDSEVLSGKAIHLKDATSDGRFQYPESAKAEGLVSVLSAPLSVGGKVIGLIRVYSSEEREFTDDEDSFMMAVAAISAVAIENARLHDALRNNYELMAKHAYSVYED, from the coding sequence ATGCCCCAGGATTATTTCCGCGCCCTGCGTGATGTGGCCCTGGCCATCAATGCCAGCCTTGATCCCAAGGACGTGCTGCACAAGATCAGCGAGCACACGGCACAGACCATGAACTGCAAGGCTTGCACCATCCGCCTGCTGGACAGCACCGGGCACTTCCTGCTGCCCAGCGCCGCTTACGGCCTCTCCGCCACCTACATGCGCAAAGGCCCCGTGGAAGTGAAACGCAGCGGCCTGGACAGCGAAGTGCTGTCCGGCAAGGCCATCCACCTGAAGGACGCCACCTCTGACGGCCGCTTCCAGTATCCCGAATCCGCCAAGGCTGAGGGCCTGGTCTCCGTGCTTTCCGCTCCCCTGAGCGTGGGCGGCAAGGTCATCGGCCTGATCCGCGTCTACTCCTCCGAAGAGCGCGAGTTCACCGACGACGAAGACAGCTTCATGATGGCCGTGGCCGCCATCTCCGCCGTGGCCATCGAAAATGCCCGTCTGCATGACGCCCTGCGCAACAATTACGAGCTGATGGCCAAACACGCCTACTCGGTCTACGAAGACTAG